One window of Desulfitobacterium chlororespirans DSM 11544 genomic DNA carries:
- a CDS encoding DUF4275 family protein, whose protein sequence is MGIINVLKNKKIKVTEIPKWGAFLRKQWEDNFANHLSVEERKSIYLWNNSGLCGYLWHLFSYEKRACLKREEAEKAFNNEHKGSCYVFWQHTDYALILENAYILNTEDLEDEYDIYVVDKEFNWTYVKTHETLLCGPYFGRKDTKT, encoded by the coding sequence ATGGGAATTATAAACGTGCTTAAAAATAAAAAGATTAAAGTAACTGAAATTCCAAAATGGGGAGCTTTTCTGCGAAAACAATGGGAAGATAATTTTGCTAATCATTTAAGTGTTGAAGAGAGAAAGAGTATCTATCTCTGGAATAATAGTGGGCTTTGTGGATACTTATGGCATTTGTTTAGCTATGAAAAAAGAGCTTGTCTAAAAAGAGAAGAAGCTGAAAAAGCCTTTAATAATGAGCATAAAGGCTCTTGTTATGTTTTCTGGCAACATACAGATTATGCTTTAATTCTTGAAAATGCATATATATTGAATACTGAGGATTTAGAGGACGAATATGATATCTATGTCGTGGATAAAGAGTTTAACTGGACTTATGTGAAAACACATGAAACCTTGTTGTGCGGACCATACTTTGGTCGTAAAGATACCAAAACCTAA
- a CDS encoding VOC family protein: MIKSFGGINISSKNPELLVEFYNEKLGIPILTKNPSQCSYDGVELGFNIKEPVIWIWNENKWGKSNFGAVTFVFRCDDLDETYRELKEKNVILDPPITAVWGGKELNVKDLDGNNILMLEE, from the coding sequence ATGATAAAAAGTTTTGGTGGCATAAATATTTCATCGAAAAATCCTGAATTACTTGTGGAATTTTATAATGAAAAGCTAGGTATCCCGATTTTAACTAAAAATCCAAGCCAATGCAGCTATGACGGAGTGGAATTAGGTTTCAACATTAAAGAACCCGTTATTTGGATTTGGAACGAAAACAAATGGGGTAAATCAAATTTCGGTGCAGTTACATTTGTTTTTCGTTGCGATGATCTTGATGAAACATACCGTGAATTGAAAGAAAAAAATGTCATTCTTGACCCACCGATTACTGCTGTTTGGGGCGGGAAAGAGCTTAATGTTAAAGATCTTGATGGCAATAATATTCTTATGTTGGAAGAATAG
- a CDS encoding GNAT family N-acetyltransferase, which translates to MLNIRRATACDWQLLSDIAYKSEAYWGYDSDYMEKFKSMYQVTEEFISHNETYVIEDHCNVFGFYGLLVNDKESSLEYFFIEPQSIGKGYGKLLWNHLVDSTCKSLGIHELVIVTSPQAKDFYIKLGANSLGEVESLLKKGRMIPQLSYKIHNYLRAGQPC; encoded by the coding sequence ATGTTAAATATTCGTCGAGCTACGGCTTGTGATTGGCAATTATTATCAGACATAGCTTATAAGTCCGAAGCCTATTGGGGATATGACTCCGATTATATGGAAAAGTTCAAATCAATGTATCAGGTAACAGAAGAGTTTATAAGCCATAATGAGACTTATGTTATTGAGGATCATTGTAATGTGTTTGGTTTTTATGGTCTGTTAGTAAACGATAAAGAAAGTTCTTTAGAATACTTCTTTATTGAACCCCAAAGCATAGGTAAGGGATATGGAAAATTATTATGGAATCATTTAGTGGACAGTACGTGTAAAAGCTTAGGAATTCATGAATTGGTAATAGTAACAAGCCCGCAAGCAAAAGATTTTTATATAAAGTTAGGTGCTAATTCTCTTGGAGAAGTTGAATCATTACTTAAAAAGGGACGTATGATACCTCAATTATCATATAAGATACATAATTATTTGAGGGCAGGCCAACCGTGTTAA
- a CDS encoding class I SAM-dependent methyltransferase codes for MKNKKVLSTEKYIRSLYVSNSIREPVISTAISQLGLPEGTYGLDIGCGIGLYTLLLAETVGLNGHVLGIDTTEEFLKKACSLASDKSLEKSVSFKKADASKLPFQDNTFDWAGSMDFVGYGNQNPVSLLKEAHRVVKPGGIVFILMWSSQMLLPGYPLLEARLNATSSGIAPFKASMPPELHFMRSLSWFNQIGFAEPIFRTFVRDISPPLSSEMRMALTELFQMRWGEIDLEVTSEDWKDYQRLCHPDSPDFILNVPDYCAFITYSLFCGRVVQ; via the coding sequence GTGAAAAATAAAAAGGTTTTATCAACGGAGAAATATATAAGAAGCCTCTATGTTTCAAATTCTATAAGAGAGCCTGTTATTAGTACGGCAATTAGTCAACTAGGACTCCCTGAAGGAACCTATGGTTTAGATATTGGATGCGGAATAGGACTGTATACTTTACTGCTAGCTGAAACGGTGGGGTTAAATGGGCACGTTTTAGGTATCGACACAACAGAAGAATTTTTGAAAAAGGCTTGTTCACTAGCATCTGATAAGAGCCTTGAAAAAAGTGTTTCATTTAAGAAGGCGGACGCAAGTAAACTCCCGTTTCAAGATAATACTTTTGACTGGGCTGGTAGTATGGATTTTGTTGGGTATGGGAACCAAAACCCCGTTTCCTTACTGAAAGAGGCGCACAGGGTAGTGAAACCGGGAGGGATTGTGTTTATTCTTATGTGGTCTTCTCAAATGTTACTTCCAGGATACCCTTTACTTGAGGCTAGGTTGAATGCTACTTCATCAGGGATTGCTCCATTTAAAGCTTCGATGCCTCCTGAATTGCATTTTATGCGTTCTTTGAGTTGGTTTAATCAAATTGGTTTTGCTGAACCAATTTTTCGGACATTTGTAAGAGATATAAGTCCACCATTATCATCTGAGATGAGAATGGCTTTGACAGAATTATTTCAAATGCGTTGGGGGGAAATAGATTTAGAAGTCACATCTGAAGATTGGAAAGACTATCAGCGGCTCTGTCATCCAGATTCTCCGGATTTTATACTCAATGTTCCTGATTATTGTGCTTTTATTACATATTCTTTATTTTGTGGTAGAGTGGTTCAATGA
- a CDS encoding GNAT family N-acetyltransferase — protein MIVRDMIKEDIPQLAQLYKQFWGEDSSIDTMYIQFKKFQENGSHLLLSAVEDNQLVGSVMGVICEELYGDCKSFLVLENMIVDKDHRNRGIGRALISELERRAAEKCNQIILVTETNRIDACNFYESVGYRPEAYKGFKKKLK, from the coding sequence ATGATAGTACGTGACATGATTAAAGAGGATATTCCACAACTGGCTCAATTGTATAAACAATTTTGGGGTGAGGACTCCTCTATTGATACGATGTACATACAGTTTAAGAAATTTCAAGAAAATGGTTCTCACCTATTGCTCAGTGCGGTTGAAGACAATCAGCTTGTCGGTTCTGTTATGGGCGTGATCTGCGAGGAATTGTATGGGGATTGTAAATCTTTTTTAGTTCTTGAAAATATGATCGTTGATAAAGATCATAGAAATCGTGGAATTGGCAGGGCGCTGATATCGGAACTAGAAAGAAGAGCAGCAGAGAAATGTAACCAGATAATTCTTGTTACTGAAACGAATAGAATTGATGCTTGTAATTTTTATGAATCTGTAGGATATAGACCTGAAGCATATAAGGGATTTAAAAAGAAGTTAAAATAA
- the ant(9) gene encoding aminoglycoside nucleotidyltransferase ANT(9) — MSTESKTIPLEATQALKIVQELLGSAVEGVYLFGSAVAGGLQVNSDVDVLMVVNRRLPAETRRDLVTRLMEVSGKIGNTDSIRPLEVTIINKTDVVPWRYPPKNEFIYGEWLREQYEGGQIPESAYDPDLTILLKQIRENSISLVGPDASDMFDLVPMKDIRRAIKESMPGLMESIKGDERNVILTLARMWLTVTVGEISSKDAAAAWAIPRLPKEQGALLDLARRAYRGEGNDSWEGREHEIIELVGHMKLSIESGLSS; from the coding sequence ATGAGTACAGAGAGCAAAACAATACCGTTAGAAGCAACTCAAGCCCTCAAGATTGTACAGGAGCTGCTCGGTAGTGCTGTAGAAGGAGTATATCTCTTTGGTTCAGCGGTTGCCGGCGGCTTGCAAGTAAACAGTGATGTGGATGTTCTCATGGTTGTTAATCGGAGACTACCCGCAGAAACTCGAAGAGACCTCGTCACCAGATTGATGGAGGTCTCTGGTAAGATAGGAAATACTGATTCTATCCGACCTCTTGAAGTTACGATTATAAACAAAACTGATGTTGTACCTTGGCGATACCCTCCCAAAAATGAATTTATCTATGGTGAGTGGCTTAGGGAGCAGTATGAGGGAGGACAAATCCCAGAATCAGCTTATGATCCTGATTTGACTATCCTGCTGAAGCAAATAAGAGAAAATAGTATTTCATTGGTGGGGCCTGATGCTTCAGATATGTTCGATCTCGTACCGATGAAAGATATTCGAAGAGCAATTAAGGAGTCGATGCCTGGATTAATGGAGAGTATTAAGGGTGATGAGCGTAATGTAATCCTGACTCTTGCACGAATGTGGCTGACAGTGACAGTTGGTGAAATTTCTTCTAAAGATGCAGCTGCGGCATGGGCTATACCCCGGCTACCAAAAGAACAAGGGGCTCTGCTTGATTTAGCCCGAAGAGCCTATCGAGGAGAAGGTAATGATAGTTGGGAAGGACGAGAGCATGAGATTATAGAACTGGTTGGTCATATGAAGCTGTCGATAGAGTCTGGTCTTAGTAGCTGA